From the genome of Croceibacterium atlanticum:
AGATATTGCCCGCCCAGATCGCGTGCCAGCCAGCGCCAGCGATCCATATTGGCGCGAATCATGGCGCGCTGCTGCGCATCGTCTTCCGGGGCTTCGGCCAGCGCCGCCTTCAGCGCGGCATAGTCAGGATGGGTCGGGTTGAGCGAGGCGAGCGTGCCTGAAACATCGCCGCTTTCCAGCGCCTGCCGCATCAGCTTGCCCGTGGGCAGCAGATCCGGATCGGGATCAACCACGAACCATTGCTTGCGCGCGGACATGGGCGTGCGCCCGTCGCGCAGATCCTCTACCAGCCAGGTGAAGCTTTCGCTCGCCAGCGCGTCCAGCTCTGCCCCTTCGCCGATCTCGATCGCGGCGCGCAGCGGGCCAGGGCGGTAATCGCGCGGATCGAGCCCTTCGGCTGCGATACCTTCGATCGCTTCCAGCAAGGCGCTGGCCCGGTCGGCTGGCCAGCGCATGACCTGCGGATATAGCGGCGCCTGCGGTTCACCCAGCGGCTGGATGACCGGGCGGGAGACAACCTCCACCGCATCCTGATCCAGCACCTGCTCGGCCTGCAGCGCCTGCGCCGCAGCCATTGCCGGAGCGGCAAGAGCCGCACCCGCCATGAGGAGGGAAATGCGCTGGAAAATTCTCATCTCGTGTTGGGCCCTGTAAAATATCGCGCACCGGGATGATGGATTCGGGTCCACCGCGCGGCCGCTGCGATTCTGTCCTTTTTCTCAATCCGCTATCCAGCGCCACTGCTTTCTGGCGCCTGAATCGGCATTGCTGTGCATTTCCCCGATAAACGCCAGCGCCTATGGGCCGGTTCCATGACGCGCGAACATCACATTCTGCCCTTTGTGGCGACCCTGGCCGGTGTGGCGCTGTTTTCGCTGATGGATGCGCTGATGAAGGGCGCGACCATCGCCATCGGCGCCTATAGCGCGTTGCTGCTGCGCAGCGCAGTCGGTTTCGCGCTGATTACGCCGGTCTGGCTTGCGACCCGCAAGGAACGGCCAAGCCGGGAAGCGAAAAGACTGCATGTGGTGCGGGGCATCGTCGCGGCGGCAATGGCCTTCACATTTTTCTGGGGAATCGCGCGAATCCCGCTGGCGGAGGCAATAGCGCTGGCCTTCACCGCGCCGCTGATCGCGCTTTATCTCGCAGCCGTCCTGCTGGGGGAACGAATCGGCAAGCGGGCGGCCTATGCCTCGCTGATGGGGCTGGCCGGCGTGGTGGTGATCGCCGCTGGCCGCATGAGCCTGCCCTCAGCCGATCCGGAAGCGGCCAAGGGCATCGCCTCGGTGCTGCTTTCCTCCATACTCTATGCCTGGAACCTTATCCTGCAACGGCAGCAGGCGCTGGTGGCCAGGCCGGCGGAAATCGCCACATGGCAGAATGGCGTGACGGGCGGTGCCCTGCTCCTGCTCGCGCCCTTTCTCTTCGTCACCCCCGGACGGGATATCTGGCTGGGCATTTCCGGCGCGGCGGCATTATGGGTCGGCGCATCCATGCTCTGTGCCTGGGCCTATGCCAGGGCGGAAGCACAAGTGCTTGTTCCGCTGGAATATTCCGGCTTTCTCTGGGCGGCCCTGTTTGGCTGGCTATTCTTTGCCGAACCGCTTCGCTGGCCGCTGGTGGTGGGCGCCTGCCTGATCGTGATCGCCTGCTGGATTGCCGCCCCGCGCAAACGGCCGGAACAAACTTCCGCCTAATCCTTTGTCGGTTCTTCTTCCGCCCGCTCCTCGGCCGGATCATCGCCCAGGCCGGATGATTGCCAGACCAGCCCCAAAGCGGCCCCGGCAAACGCGGCCAGCGCCAGAACCAGCGCCATCATCCAGACATGCAAAGGCTCCTTCCGGCGGCCTGCCTGTCCTGTCTGCATCGCTTCGCCCCTTGCATTATCCGTGCGGGGAACCCGGCACAGTGCGGACGGGTTCCCCTTAATGTGGCCTTGACGAGGCGCGCGCGAACGCGCAACTGCCCAAGCAAAATCCGGGCCGCCCTTTGCGCCTAGACGGCCGGATCAGCAACAGGAAGGATCTCGCCCATATGACTCAGGTCGGCAAGAATTCGCTCGATACTCGCAGCACTCTCGAAGTGGGCGGGAAGAGCTACGCCTATTATTCGTTCAAGAAGGCTGCGGAGAAAATCGGCGACATTTCCCGCCTGCCCTTCTCCATGAAGGTGCTGCTGGAAAACCTGCTGCGCTTCGAAGATGCCGGTTTCACCGTTTCGACGGACGATATCCAGGCCATTGCCGACTGGCAGAAAAACCCCGTGACGGGCGAGGAAATCCAGTATCGCCCGGCGCGAGTTCTGCTGCAGGATTTCACCGGCGTGCCCTGCGTGGTGGACCTTGCCGCCATGCGCGATGCGATCAAGAAGCTGGGCGGCGATACCGCCAAGATCAATCCGCAGGTTCCCGTGAACCTGGTGATCGACCACTCCGTGATGGTGGATGAATTCGGCCATCCCAAGGCGTTCGAGCATAATATGGAGCTCGAATATCAGCGGAATGCCGAACGCTATGACTTCCTGAAATGGGGCGCGAAGAGCCTCGACAATTTCAAGGCCGTGCCTCCGGGCACCGGCATCTGCCACCAGGTGAACCTGGAACATATCGCCCAGTGCGTGTGGACCAGCGAAGATGAAGACGGCCAGATGGTCGCCTATCCCGATACCTGCGTCGGCACGGACAGCCACACCACCATGGTCAACGGCCTGGGCGTGCTGGGCTGGGGCGTCGGCGGGATCGAGGCCGAGGCAGCGATGCTCGGCCAGCCGATCTCCATGCTGGTCCCCGAAGTCGTCGGCTTCAAGTTCACGGGTGAACTGGCCGAAGGCGTGACCGCCACCGATCTGGTGCTGACCTGCGTACAGATGCTGCGCGAAGTCGGCGTGGTTGGCCGGTTCGTCGAATATTTCGGGCCGGGCCTTTCCACGCTCAGCCTGGCGGACCGCGCGACGCTGGCCAATATGGCGCCCGAATATGGCGCGACCTGCGGCTTCTTCGGCATTGACGAAAAGACGCTGGATTATCTGCGCCTGACCGGCCGCGCTGAAGACCAGATCGCGCTGGTGGAAGCCTATGCCAAGGAACAGGGTTTCTGGCTGCACCCGGACATGCCGGAGCCGGTTTTCACCCAGACACTGGAACTGGATCTGGGCAGCGTCGTCCCCTCCCTCGCCGGGCCGAAGCGGCCACAGGACAAGGTCGTCCTCCCCGAAGTGGACGAACTGTTCAACAAGGATCTGAAAGAGCTTTACGGCAAGGATTCGCCGGTCCGCGTGCCCGTGGAAGGCGCCAATCACGATATCGGCGATGGCGATGTCGTGATCGCGGCCATCACCAGCTGCACCAACACGTCCAACCCGGATGTGATGGTCGCCGCCGGCCTTGTCGCCAAGAAGGCCAACGAATTGGGCATGAAGCCCAAGCCATGGGTCAAGACCAGCCTGGCGCCCGGATCGCAGGTCGTCACCGACTATCTGGAAAAGGCCGGCCTGCAGGATCATCTCGATGCGATCGGTTTCGACCTTGTCGGCTATGGCTGCACCACCTGCATCGGCAATTCCGGCCCGCTGGCCCCGCCGATCAGTGCCGCAGTCAACAATAACGATATCGTCGCGGCCAGCGTCCTTTCGGGCAACCGCAACTTCGAAGGCCGCGTTTCGCCCGATGTGCGCGCGAACTTCCTCGCCAGCCCGCCGCTGGTGGTTGCCTATGCGTTGAAGGGCACGGTCACGACCGACATGGTTTCCGTGCCGATCGGCCAGGCCAAGGACGGATCGGACGTGTTCCTGAAGGACATCTGGCCCAGCAATCAGGAAGTGGCCGATGTGCGCAACAGCAGCATCGACCGCGGCATGTTCGAAGCCCGCTATGCCGATGTCTACAAGGGCGATGAGCACTGGCAGGCGATCGACGTGGTCGGATCGGACACTTATCAGTGGCGCGCCGGCAGCACCTATGTCGCCAACCCGCCCTATTTCGACGGCATGGAGATGACTCCGGCTCCGGTTACCGACATCCTCGAAGCCAAGCCGCTGGCCATCCTGGGCGATTCGGTCACCACCGACCACATCAGCCCGGCCGGTTCGATCAAGGAAGACAGCCCGGCCGGCCAGTATCTGCTGGCCAACCAGGTCTCCAAGGCGGATTTCAACTCCTACGGCTCGCGCCGCGGGAACCACGAAGTGATGATGCGCGGCACTTTCGCCAATATCCGCATCCGCAACGAAATGGTTCCGGGCATCGAAGGCGGCATGACGACCTACAAGGGCGAAACCATGGCGATCTACGACGCGGCGATGAAGCACAAGGAAGACGGCACGCCGCTGGTTGTCATTGGCGGCAAGGAATACGGCACCGGTTCCAGCCGCGACTGGGCAGCCAAGGGCACCAATCTGCTGGGCGTGCGCGCGGTGGTCGTGGAAAGCTACGAACGTATTCACCGTTCCAACCTGGTGGGCATGGGCGTTCTGCCGCTGCAGTTCACCGGCGGCGACACGCGCGAGACACTGGGCCTGACCGGTGAAGACAGCTTCACCATCAAGGGCCTGGCCAATCTCACGCCGGGGCAGGACGTCGAAGTGGCCGTCACCCGGCCCAATGGCGACAGCTTCAGCTTCACCGCCAAGTGCCGGATCGATACCGCCAACGAAATGGAATACTACAAGAACGGCGGCATTCTGCACTACGTGCTGCGCAAGCTGGCCGCCTGATCGGCCTGCCGACCGGACAGAAAACAGAAAGGGCCCCGCCATCGTGCGGGGCCTTTTCATATCTGCTGAAGTCTATCGGATGCGCCCTTGCCGCAAAGAAGAAGGGCGGCCTGCGGGGCCGCCCTTCACCTGACTGGTACGCAAGGTAACGGAAGGTACCGTCAGGCAGCCTTCTTGTTCTTCATGGCCTTCCTGCGCCGCCGCGCGAAAACCGCGGCCGCACCCGCCCCGAACAGCAGCAACATCGGCGGTTCCGGAATATCGGTGCCGGAAGAAGTGCTGGTCGTGGTGGTGCCACCCGAACTGGTCGAGGTGCTGCTGGATGTCGAACTGCTCGTCGAAGTGCTGGTCGAACTGGACGTGCTCGAACTGGACGAAGACGAAGAGGAGGAAGACGAAGACGAACTGGTGCTGGTCGACACGTTGCCGGATGTCGAAGTGGACGTCGAAACATTGCCAGACGTGGAGGTGGACACGTTGCCGGAGGTCGATGTCGAGACATTACCCGATGTCGAAGTGGACACATTCCCCGAAGTGGAGGTCGTGGTCGACACATTTCCCGAGGTGGAAGACGTGGTCGAAACATTGCCCGAAGTGGATGTCGTCGTCGACACGTTACCGGAAGTTGAGGTCGAAGTCGAAGTCGACACGTTGCCCGATGTCGTGGTGGTCGTGGTCGTCGTCGTGCTGCTCGTGCCGTCGTCACCGCCGGAGCTGGAAGATGAACTGCTGGTGGAGGAGCTGCCGCTTGTAGAGGAGCTGCCACTGCTCGAAGAGCTGCCCGTGGTGGTGGTGCTGATATCCACGCTGGCCGAGCCGCCGCTACTGCCGCCGAAGAAGCCGCCGAAGAAACCGCCACCAAAGCCGCCGCCATATCCACCCGAACCGCCGATCACGATCGGCTGGGCGCCGCCACCGGCGATGATGGGCTGGACCGGCGGCAATTCCGGCAGAGGCACCGGAACCGGCACCATCGCATATTCAGGCTGCTTTTCGATCACGCGGCGAGCGGGCTTTTCCTGCTTGGGAATGACGCGCTTCGCCGGCTTCTCCTTCACATATTTGACCTGCTGGACCTTGCCGCCCTTGCCCGACTTGTATTCCAGGTCGGCCGATTGCGGTTCGGCAACATGCACGGCGCCACCGACGACAAGCGCGCCACCTGCTGCTGCGGCAGACAGTTTCGCGAGGGCGGTTTTTACCGACATGGGCAGTCTCTCTTACGCGTTGCGGAACAGCTGATCGGCCCGAATGGCGCCGCCGCTGGTCCTGTTGGGCACACCAACACGCGAAAAACCTTTCCCGACAATTGCCTTTGCAATGTTTTTGGGCTGCCGGAGCTGTTTTTTCAGTCCCGGAACGGGATGCGAACCCGCTTTGTCCCGATCTGGAACCAACCAACGGCCGATTCCAAATGAACTGTTAACTGTTTTGACTATTTCCCGCCGTCGAAAAGACCCGTCTGCGATCCTGGGGGCGGGGTGATTCCCAGGTGATTCCACCCTGCATCATTGAGGCAGCGCCCGCGGGCGGTGCGTGCGATCAGGCCCAGCTGGATCAGATATGGCTCGATCACTTCCTCAACCGTGTCGCGCGGTTCGGAAAGGCCGGCGGCCAGCGTTTCAACACCCACCGGCCCACCCTTGTAGATATCCGCGATCATGGTGAGATAACGCCGGTCCATTGCATCCAGGCCGAGCGAATCGACTTCCAGCCGGGTCAGCGCCCGGTCCGCCACTTCGGCGCTGATCGTGCCGTTTCCATCGACATGGGCGAAATCGCGCACCCGGCGCAGCAGCCGCCCCGCCACGCGCGGTGTCCCGCGTGAACGGCGGGCGATCTCCCGCGCGCCGCCCGGCTCCATCGTCATGCCCAGCAGGCCCGCGCCGCGTGTCACCACCTGCTGCAATTCCTCCACCGTGTAGAAATTGAGCCGCACGGGAATGCCGAAACGGTCCCGCAAGGGCGTGGTCAGCAGGCCCTGCCGCGTGGTCGCCCCCACCAGCGTGAAGGGCGGCAGGTCGATGCGGACGCTGCGCGCAGAAGGGCCCTCGCCAATGATGATGTCGAGCGCGCGATCTTCCATCGCGGGATAAAGCACTTCCTCCACCACGGGATTGAGCCGGTGAATCTCGTCGATGAACAACACGTCATGCGGTTCTAGATTGGTCAGCAAAGCGGCCAGATCGCCCGATTTGGCGATGACCGGGCCACTGGTGGCGCGAAAGCCCGCGCCAAGTTCCCTGGCCACGATCTGCGCCAGCGTGGTCTTGCCCAGCCCCGGCGGGCCGAAGAACAGCACATGGTCCATCGCCTCCCCGCGCCCACGCGCGGCCTCGATAAAGACGCGCAAATTCTCCCGCGCGGCCGCCTGGCCGACAAATTCGCCAAGCGATTTCGGCCGCAGCGCCGCATCCGCGTCTTCCGGCTGGCGTTCGGGTGAAAGATCCGGGTTGGTGCTCATATGAACGGGTTCAGCGTAATAGCTTGTTGCCGCAGCAATGCGTGGGCCGCGATGGCAGGCATGATCGTGAACCTGCCGCCTGTCGCTGGATACCCACCGCGGGGATGATGATGAAGGGCCATTTCACTCACCCCGCCGCCCTCTTCAATGCCACGCGGATCAGTTCGCTTTCGCTCGCGCCCTCGCCCAGTTCGCCCTGGGCTTTCGCCACGGCCTGCGCCGCGATTGCCGGTTTGAAGCCGAGATTTTCCAGCGCCGAAACCGCATCGGCATTGGCGCCGCCGACCAGCCGCGCCGGGGCCGCGCCCGTTGCGCCGCCGCCCGGAAGTGCACCAGCCCTGTCCTTGAGTTCGTTGACGATGCGCCCGGCCAGTTTCGGCCCCACGCCCTGCGCCCTGGCGATCGTCGCCGCGTCCTGCGCCGCGCAGGCATCGCGCACTTCACCAATGCTCAGCGCGGAAAGGATCGCCAGCGCAACCTTGCTGCCCACGCCCTGCACCGTCGTCAGCAGGCGAAACCAGTCACGCTCCCCCGCTTCGGCGAAGCCCAGCAGTCGCATGTCGTTTTCGCTGACCTGCAGATCGGTAAAAACGGTGCAACCTTCCCCCACATTGCCCAGCGCGGAAAGCGTCTTGGACGAACAATGGACGAGATAGCCGACGCCCTGGACATCGATCACGGCCCAGTCCACGCCGGTATCGTCAAGCACACCCTTGAGCTTTGCAATCATGTTTTGTTCTTGCCCGAGCGCGGGACCGATGGCCAGTGAAAAGGCGCGCTTTTCCGCAAGCGCTGGAACAGTTGGAACACTGTCCCGAAGCGGAATTCGCGCGGCATGGTGCGCAAATGGGAAAAAGGACCGGTGGGGGACTGCACATGGGCGGGCATCGGCAGGCTGTTAAGCGCAGGGGCGAGCTGTAGGACAGCGGAGCCTTGCAGCCACTCTTCACCTCACCCGCGCGGGAATGACGCGGCAACAGCGCCATACCGAATGATCGACGATATGGACAGCCCCCCTATCTTGCGCCAATGCCGCGGGCATGAGCGTCAATACATTCGGCCGCGTTTTACGTTTCACGACCTGGGGCGAA
Proteins encoded in this window:
- a CDS encoding DMT family transporter, which produces MTREHHILPFVATLAGVALFSLMDALMKGATIAIGAYSALLLRSAVGFALITPVWLATRKERPSREAKRLHVVRGIVAAAMAFTFFWGIARIPLAEAIALAFTAPLIALYLAAVLLGERIGKRAAYASLMGLAGVVVIAAGRMSLPSADPEAAKGIASVLLSSILYAWNLILQRQQALVARPAEIATWQNGVTGGALLLLAPFLFVTPGRDIWLGISGAAALWVGASMLCAWAYARAEAQVLVPLEYSGFLWAALFGWLFFAEPLRWPLVVGACLIVIACWIAAPRKRPEQTSA
- the acnA gene encoding aconitate hydratase AcnA, whose protein sequence is MTQVGKNSLDTRSTLEVGGKSYAYYSFKKAAEKIGDISRLPFSMKVLLENLLRFEDAGFTVSTDDIQAIADWQKNPVTGEEIQYRPARVLLQDFTGVPCVVDLAAMRDAIKKLGGDTAKINPQVPVNLVIDHSVMVDEFGHPKAFEHNMELEYQRNAERYDFLKWGAKSLDNFKAVPPGTGICHQVNLEHIAQCVWTSEDEDGQMVAYPDTCVGTDSHTTMVNGLGVLGWGVGGIEAEAAMLGQPISMLVPEVVGFKFTGELAEGVTATDLVLTCVQMLREVGVVGRFVEYFGPGLSTLSLADRATLANMAPEYGATCGFFGIDEKTLDYLRLTGRAEDQIALVEAYAKEQGFWLHPDMPEPVFTQTLELDLGSVVPSLAGPKRPQDKVVLPEVDELFNKDLKELYGKDSPVRVPVEGANHDIGDGDVVIAAITSCTNTSNPDVMVAAGLVAKKANELGMKPKPWVKTSLAPGSQVVTDYLEKAGLQDHLDAIGFDLVGYGCTTCIGNSGPLAPPISAAVNNNDIVAASVLSGNRNFEGRVSPDVRANFLASPPLVVAYALKGTVTTDMVSVPIGQAKDGSDVFLKDIWPSNQEVADVRNSSIDRGMFEARYADVYKGDEHWQAIDVVGSDTYQWRAGSTYVANPPYFDGMEMTPAPVTDILEAKPLAILGDSVTTDHISPAGSIKEDSPAGQYLLANQVSKADFNSYGSRRGNHEVMMRGTFANIRIRNEMVPGIEGGMTTYKGETMAIYDAAMKHKEDGTPLVVIGGKEYGTGSSRDWAAKGTNLLGVRAVVVESYERIHRSNLVGMGVLPLQFTGGDTRETLGLTGEDSFTIKGLANLTPGQDVEVAVTRPNGDSFSFTAKCRIDTANEMEYYKNGGILHYVLRKLAA
- a CDS encoding PEP-CTERM sorting domain-containing protein, with translation MSVKTALAKLSAAAAGGALVVGGAVHVAEPQSADLEYKSGKGGKVQQVKYVKEKPAKRVIPKQEKPARRVIEKQPEYAMVPVPVPLPELPPVQPIIAGGGAQPIVIGGSGGYGGGFGGGFFGGFFGGSSGGSASVDISTTTTGSSSSSGSSSTSGSSSTSSSSSSSGGDDGTSSTTTTTTTTTSGNVSTSTSTSTSGNVSTTTSTSGNVSTTSSTSGNVSTTTSTSGNVSTSTSGNVSTSTSGNVSTSTSGNVSTSTSTSGNVSTSTSSSSSSSSSSSSSSSTSSSTSTSTSSSTSSSTSTSSGGTTTTSTSSGTDIPEPPMLLLFGAGAAAVFARRRRKAMKNKKAA
- the ruvB gene encoding Holliday junction branch migration DNA helicase RuvB, which translates into the protein MSTNPDLSPERQPEDADAALRPKSLGEFVGQAAARENLRVFIEAARGRGEAMDHVLFFGPPGLGKTTLAQIVARELGAGFRATSGPVIAKSGDLAALLTNLEPHDVLFIDEIHRLNPVVEEVLYPAMEDRALDIIIGEGPSARSVRIDLPPFTLVGATTRQGLLTTPLRDRFGIPVRLNFYTVEELQQVVTRGAGLLGMTMEPGGAREIARRSRGTPRVAGRLLRRVRDFAHVDGNGTISAEVADRALTRLEVDSLGLDAMDRRYLTMIADIYKGGPVGVETLAAGLSEPRDTVEEVIEPYLIQLGLIARTARGRCLNDAGWNHLGITPPPGSQTGLFDGGK
- the ruvA gene encoding Holliday junction branch migration protein RuvA, translated to MIAKLKGVLDDTGVDWAVIDVQGVGYLVHCSSKTLSALGNVGEGCTVFTDLQVSENDMRLLGFAEAGERDWFRLLTTVQGVGSKVALAILSALSIGEVRDACAAQDAATIARAQGVGPKLAGRIVNELKDRAGALPGGGATGAAPARLVGGANADAVSALENLGFKPAIAAQAVAKAQGELGEGASESELIRVALKRAAG